Below is a window of Deinococcus seoulensis DNA.
ACCAACCTGTAACGGCGCGCGCAGGGGTGCCGACCACTGTGGGCACCCCTGCGCGGCTAAGTACATTGAAGCTAACATTGCGAGAGTCTGGGAAAGCGCCGGAATCTCTCCATTCCCGCTTCAACGTACTTCCTCTGCTACGCGCTCCGCGCGGTTTATCTAAAAGATAAACGCAGTGTACTTAGTTCTTGCTGCTCAGCAGGCCGGGCAGGTCGTCCGGCAGGCGGCGCATGGGCAGGTCGAACACGGTGCGGGCCGGTTCGTTGGGGGCGGTGTTGCCTTCTTTCAGCATGGCGTACTGGTCGCGCGTGATGGGCGGGCTGGGCAGCACCTGCATCAGCGGCACGGCGAGGTTCATCAGGAAGAGCGGTACCGGCACGATGGGTTTCTTCCTGCCCAGCGCCCCGAGTTCGAGTTCCAGCAGTTCCCGGAACGTGAATTCCTGCGGGCCGGTCAGGGCGTACGTGTGCCCGCTGCCCAGGTCGGACCCGGCGGCGGCAGCGAACGCCCGCGCGACGTCCTGCACGCTGACCGGGCGGAACGGGAACGAGCCGTCCCCGATCTGCGGCACGACCGGCGCCGTGCTGACCAGTTCCCGCAGGACCCGCCCGAAGAAATCGTCGCCCGGCCCGAAGATCAGGCTGGGCTGGAAGACCGTCCAGTTCAGGCCACTGCCGCGCACCAGTGCCTCCGCCTGCGCCTTGCTGCTGGAGTACCCGCTGCCGCTGTCCAGGCTGGCGCCCAGCGCACTCATGTGCACGTACCGCGCGCCGCGTGGCGTGGCCGCCAGGACGTTGCGGGTGCCTTCCACATGCACGCGGGCGAAGGTCTGGTCGCCCTTCTCGGCGATGATGCCGACCAGGTGCACGACCACCTGCGGGTCCGCCTGACCCACGGCGCGCTGCACGCTGCCGGGATCGGTGACGTCCAGTTTCACGCCCCGCGCGCCGCCCACGTCGCCCCCCGAGCGGCTGCCGGCCGTGACGGTGTGTCCGCGCGAGATGAGTTCGGCCACGACGGCCTTTCCGACGAAGCCGCTGGCTCCGGTGACGAGTACGTTCATTCTGAACCTCCAGGGGAGTGCGGGCCAGGGGAGTGCGGTGGGGTGGCCGGGCCGCCCAGCAGGGCCGCCGCGATGTGCTGCGCGGCGCTGGGCGCGTCCGGCCCGGCGTACTGCCCGCCGAGTTCCCGCGCCAGGGCCGGATCGGCGTTCAGCAGCGCGCCCCCGTAGAACAGCGGCATGCCCAGGCCGTCCAGGTCACGCAGGTGCTCGCGCGTGGCGTCCAGCGCCCAGCTGCCGTTCAGGGCCAGCAGGACGGCGCGGGCCTCGCGCTGCCGGGCGTACACGGCCAGGTCGCCCAGCGGCACGTTCGCGCCCAGGTACGCCACGCGCACGCCCCGGCGGCGCAGCGCCAGGGTCAGCATCATCAGGCCCAGTTCGTGCTGTTCCTCGGGCGCGCAGGCCGCCACGACCAGCGGCCCGAAGCCCGCCTGCACGCCCGCCACGTCCATCAGCGCGGCGATGCGGGCGCGCAGGTACGCGGTCGCCTGATGCTCGTGCGCCACCGTGATCTCCCCGCGCTCCCAGCGCGCCCCGATCTCGACCATGGTGGGGCTGATGACGGCCGTCATGACATCCTCGACCGGCAACTGCGAGTGAACCTCGGCCAGCACCGCGCCCGCCCGGTCGGTGTCCGAGGCCAGCAGCGCGGCCGTCAGCAGCTCGGCCCACTGCGGCGCGCCGCGCGGCGCCGGGGTGTCGGACGGAGTGTCCGGCAGGGCAGGTGTGTTCGGTGGAACGTGCGGCGCGGCCGTCAGTCCGGTGGCCCGCACGGTCAGTTCGGCGGCGCGGCTGGCGGGAACGCCCGACTGCAACTGCGCCTGCATGTGCTGAATGGCGGCCACGTCGCCCGGCGAGTACAGGCGGTACCCGCTGGCGTTCCGGACCGGGTGCGGGAACCCGTACCGCCGTTCCCACTGCCGCAGGGTCGTGGCAGGCACGCCGGTCTGCGCCTCGACTTCCGAGGCGGTGAACATGCCGGTCTGAGACCGGCCAGCGGTAGGCTTCATCACTGTTCATTGTGTCCCGGCGCGGGGGGGCGTGGTTGTAAGCATTGCCCCCAACGCGGCGCAGCAAGGCGGACCGCTGGGGCATCTGCCTGCCCCCGACCCCCCTTACAATGCCCTGTTCATGCGAAGCGCCGCCCAGACCCGAACCCCCCTGCTGCCGCTGCGGCGACTGCTGACCGTGTCCCGCCCCGCCCTGTGGGTGAACACCGTGGGCACGCTGGTCACGGGCGTGTGGCTCTCGGGCCGCCTGTACACGCTGGACGCCGGGGTGCTGGCCCTGCTGGCGTACCTGACGCTGCCGTTCAACCTGCTGATCTACGGCCTGAACGACCTGTCGGACCGCGAGGAGGACGCCCGCTCGTCCCGCAAGGGCGGCTGGCAGGGCGCGCGCCTGACCCTCCCCGAGGGCGGGCCGCTGCTGCGCGCCACGCTGCTCCTGAACGTGCCCGCGCTGCTGGCGCTGACGCTGCTGCTGCCCCCGGCCGCCACGACCCTGCTGCTGATCTCGGCGGCGCTGTTCGTGGCGTACAGCCTGCCGCCCCTGCGCCTGAAGGGCCGCCCGTTCCTGGACGGCCTGAGCAACGTCGCGTACGCCCTGCCGCTGGCGCTGCCCGCGCTGGCTCTGGGCAGCCCGGTGCCGTGGTGGCCGCTGCTGGCCCTCATGAGCTACTCGGTCGGGAAGCACGCCTTCGACGCCGCGCAGGACATCCCCGCCGACCGCGCCGCCGGAACCCGCACCGTCGCCACCACCCTCGGCGCGCGCGGCACGGCCGCCTACGCCCTGGCGTGGTTTGTCCTCGCGGCGGCGCTGCTGCTGCCGGTATCGAACCTGACCGCGCTGGCCTTGCTGCTCACCTGCGGCGGCATGGCCCTGCGCCTCCTGCTGCGCCCCACCCCCGAACAGGCCGCGCGCCTGTACCCCCTGAGCATCGTCACTCCCTGGATCGTCGGCGCGGTCGCCGGGGTGCAGCTCGTGGCCCTGCTGGCACGCGGCCAGTGGACCGGCCTGTAACGTGAACCGCGCCCGCAGCGTGGGCGTCGTGGGAGGCGGAATCGCCGGACTGACCCTGGCCGCGCTGCTGGCCGGGCGTGGCCACGCCGTCACCGTGTACGAACAGGACCGCGCGGGCGGCAAGCTGCGCCGCGAGGAGGCGGGCGGCCTGAGGTTCGACACCGGCCCCAGCCTCTTCACCTTCCCGGACGTGTGGCGCGCCGTCCTGAACCGCCTGCACGAACCCGACCCGCTGGACCTTCGCCCGCTGCCCGGCGCGCTGGGCGTGCACCACACCCCGCACGGCCCGGTGCCGCTGCCCGTACCGCCCCAGCACCCGCTGTACCCGCACTGGCAGCGGTACGTGCAGGCGGCCGAACCCCTGCGGGCGCACCTGACCACCCTGCTCACCACCCCGCCGCGCCTGAGCGACCCGGCGTTCCTGCGGGCGTCGGCGGCGCTGCTGCGCGTGACCGGCCCGCACGCCAGCGCCGCCGCGTGGTTGCGCGCCCACCACCTGCCGCCCGCGCTGGAACACGCGCTGGCCACCCACGCCCTGAACGCGGGCCTCAGCCCCGCCGACGCCCCGCCCCTGTACGCCCTGATTCCCGCGCTGGTCGGCGCGGACGTGTCCCGGCCCGCCCAGGGCATGGGCGCACTGCTGGACACCCTGCGCCGCTTCTGCGAGGCGCGCGGCGTGACCCTCCGCGAGGGCGCGGGCGTCCACACCCTGACCGGCACCACCCTGACCCTGAACGGGGGAGAGGTCCGCCGCCACGACCTGACCGTCAGCGCCACCGACCCCGCCCGCCTCGCCCGGCTGCGCGGCCAGCCGGTCAGACCCGGCCCCCGGACCGTCAGTGGGGTCGCCCTGTACGCCGCGCTGCCCGCCCCGGCCCTCCTGCCCGCCACCAGCGTCATCCCGCCCGACAGCTTCCGGGACTTCCGGGCCGCGCTGCGCGCCGGGGCACTCCCGCACACCACGCTGGCGCTCGTGCACGCAGACGGCCCGCGCCTCGCCGTCCTGCTGACCGCACCCCCCACCGGCCGCCCCCTGACCGCCGACCACCCCTGGGTCCGGGGGCAGCTACGGCGCGCGGAACGCACCCTGAACGTGCCCGGCCTGCTGGACTCCGCCCTGGATACCGTCACCCTGACGCCCGCCCACTACGCGCGGGGCGGCCATCCGGGCGGCGCGATCTACGGCGCGGCCCTGCCCGCCTGGCGCGGCGGCCCGCTGCACCCCCAGCCATACCGCCTGACCCCCACGCTCTGGCAGGTCGGGACCGGCGTCCACCCCGGCGGCGGCATTCCCGCCATCCTGGGCGGCACGTTGATCGTGGACCGCCTGCTGCGCGAGGCGGGCTGGTAGCAAGAACAGCGCCCCCTCCGTGTGGAAGGGGTGCCGGGTGCGCGAGTGGGTTTACTGGCCGGTGATGGCTTTCAGGGGGTCGACCAGACCGTACCCGAAGTTGTTGTCCTTCCCGGCCGTACCCAGGTCTTTGGCGGTGCTGGTCAGCAGGCTGAGCAGCTGGGCGTTCGTCAGGGTGGGCTTGGCGGCCCAGACGACGGCGGCGGCGGCGCTGACGTGGGGGGTGGCCATGCTGGTGCCGTTGTAGGACTCGTAGTCGGCGCTGGTGACGGCGGCGGTGCCGGTGGTGGGCAGCTTGGTCAGCAGGGCCTGGCCGTCCGCCTGGAGGATGCCGACGACGGGCACGGTGTAGGCGTTGGTGAGGGTCATGCCCAGGGCGCCTGCGGCGTTGTTGTAGATCATGACGCCCCTGGCCCCGCTGGCGACGGCGTTGGCGGTCTTCTCTTCGAAGGAGCAGGTGCCGCGGCTGATCAGGGCGATGTTTCCGGCCAGGGCGGCGTTGCGGGTGCCGACGCCGCACAGTTCGTTGTTCGTGCCGCCCGCCGCGACGATGGTGCCGGTGAAGCTGCCCTTGCCGGTCAGGTCGGCAGCCTGCACGTCCGTGAAGGTCACGCCGCCGCCCGAGGCGCTGGCGCGGGTGCCCTGCCCCAGCGGCACGGTGCTGATCACGTCCACGCCGGGGCCGACCAGATCCACCTGCGTGCCGAAGTTGCTGAAGTCCGCCTTGGCGAGGTTGCTGTCCACGGCGCCGATCCCGACCACCTCGGTGTACGCGGCG
It encodes the following:
- a CDS encoding complex I NDUFA9 subunit family protein, with product MNVLVTGASGFVGKAVVAELISRGHTVTAGSRSGGDVGGARGVKLDVTDPGSVQRAVGQADPQVVVHLVGIIAEKGDQTFARVHVEGTRNVLAATPRGARYVHMSALGASLDSGSGYSSSKAQAEALVRGSGLNWTVFQPSLIFGPGDDFFGRVLRELVSTAPVVPQIGDGSFPFRPVSVQDVARAFAAAAGSDLGSGHTYALTGPQEFTFRELLELELGALGRKKPIVPVPLFLMNLAVPLMQVLPSPPITRDQYAMLKEGNTAPNEPARTVFDLPMRRLPDDLPGLLSSKN
- a CDS encoding MerR family transcriptional regulator — protein: MKPTAGRSQTGMFTASEVEAQTGVPATTLRQWERRYGFPHPVRNASGYRLYSPGDVAAIQHMQAQLQSGVPASRAAELTVRATGLTAAPHVPPNTPALPDTPSDTPAPRGAPQWAELLTAALLASDTDRAGAVLAEVHSQLPVEDVMTAVISPTMVEIGARWERGEITVAHEHQATAYLRARIAALMDVAGVQAGFGPLVVAACAPEEQHELGLMMLTLALRRRGVRVAYLGANVPLGDLAVYARQREARAVLLALNGSWALDATREHLRDLDGLGMPLFYGGALLNADPALARELGGQYAGPDAPSAAQHIAAALLGGPATPPHSPGPHSPGGSE
- a CDS encoding UbiA family prenyltransferase, whose protein sequence is MRSAAQTRTPLLPLRRLLTVSRPALWVNTVGTLVTGVWLSGRLYTLDAGVLALLAYLTLPFNLLIYGLNDLSDREEDARSSRKGGWQGARLTLPEGGPLLRATLLLNVPALLALTLLLPPAATTLLLISAALFVAYSLPPLRLKGRPFLDGLSNVAYALPLALPALALGSPVPWWPLLALMSYSVGKHAFDAAQDIPADRAAGTRTVATTLGARGTAAYALAWFVLAAALLLPVSNLTALALLLTCGGMALRLLLRPTPEQAARLYPLSIVTPWIVGAVAGVQLVALLARGQWTGL
- a CDS encoding phytoene desaturase family protein; protein product: MNRARSVGVVGGGIAGLTLAALLAGRGHAVTVYEQDRAGGKLRREEAGGLRFDTGPSLFTFPDVWRAVLNRLHEPDPLDLRPLPGALGVHHTPHGPVPLPVPPQHPLYPHWQRYVQAAEPLRAHLTTLLTTPPRLSDPAFLRASAALLRVTGPHASAAAWLRAHHLPPALEHALATHALNAGLSPADAPPLYALIPALVGADVSRPAQGMGALLDTLRRFCEARGVTLREGAGVHTLTGTTLTLNGGEVRRHDLTVSATDPARLARLRGQPVRPGPRTVSGVALYAALPAPALLPATSVIPPDSFRDFRAALRAGALPHTTLALVHADGPRLAVLLTAPPTGRPLTADHPWVRGQLRRAERTLNVPGLLDSALDTVTLTPAHYARGGHPGGAIYGAALPAWRGGPLHPQPYRLTPTLWQVGTGVHPGGGIPAILGGTLIVDRLLREAGW